The DNA sequence AACCCAGCACCAGGCCATCAGTCCGGGTCAGCCGCCAGGCATGGCATGTCGTCGTCGACGTCTCAGCAAGATGCGCAACAAGCGCGCTCGGCAAATCCCTCATGGCTTGATCTCCACCAATGGCACGCTTGGCACCGAGCCCGCCTTGAACGCCGCAAGGCTCACTTCGATGCGGTCGGTGTCAAAGCGCACCGGAATGTCAAACTCAAAGCCTGCGGTCACGACCGCGCCGGGCGCAGGTGTTGATCCCGGCGCAATCGTCACCAGCCCGGCAGCGTGATCGACAGCGTAGTCGCCCGGCTCCAGAGCCAGGCCGTCAACCGCCAGCACGACAGATCCCTCGCTTGGTTTTTCGATCCGCCGTGTGGTCGCACCTCCCGCATCGGCATAGGTTTTTGTCAGTTCAAACACCGTCTGCACCCCGTCGCCGGTGCCGATCTGTTGGTCGATGGCGGTAACCGCCTGTCCCGGCGGTGCCGAGGCATGATCAACCGGATCGCGGAAGCGAAAACCATAGAACTGGCCGCGGCGGGCTTCGAAAAACGCGGTGAGTTGATAGAGATCATCGAGCCCGCGCAGGCCGGTGCCCGCATCATAGCGTCGCCGCGCTTCGGCCCAGCGGGCATTGCGGGTTTCGCCGCCATTTGACAGCGCCACAATGTCGGTGCGCCGCCACTGGCGCCCAGCGATAGCCGCAATGGAAACTGTACTTCGTGAAAGCCGTTGCTCATGCCTCACCTCCCGTTTCACAAGCCGCGACGGCCACGGCCGACCGCACGGGCTAGCATGGCGGTCACCTGGGCCTCGGATTTTGCAAAACTCTGCGCATCCGGCGTGGTCACATTGAAGGTCACCTGCACCGTCTGGGTCGCGCCGCCCGAGGCCACGCCCAGCCGGCCGTCGACCCCGCGGCTCAACGGCAGGATCGCTTCCGCGCCCGCCTCGCCCATCAGCCCGACATCGCCGCCCGGCATCGGAAAATAGGATGGCCCGCCAACCACGCCGCCATCGGCGAACGCGTTGACGCGTCCCGGCACGCCGCCCTTGGCAAAGTGCAACAGCCGGCCAAGGCTGCCGGTCAGCCCGGCGACCGAATTGCTCATCAACTGCTCCAGCGGCTTCATCCCGGCATCGAGCGCAATGCCGACCATGCGGGTGCCCAGCGTGCGCAGCACACCGTCGAGATTTCGCCCCTCCACCGTCGCCGATTTTAACGCGCCCGACAGCGCTCCACCAAAGGCATCGGCCTTCTGTGTCAGCTCATCAAGCGCCCGGTCGGCACCGTTGAGATCGAGTTCGACATCGACATTCAGGCTCGCCTCATCGGCCATCGGAAGGCTCCTTTGCAAAGGCAGCATCGCTGCTGCGGGTGTCGGGAAACTGCGCCATCAGCGCCTCGAGCCCGCGCCGGGTTGCTGTGTGCGGCGCGTCGGCCCCACCAATCAGCGCGGTCAGTTCCGGCAGGCTCAGCCGCCAGAACGCGTCAGGGGTCAGCCGCAGGTGGCCAAGGCCGAAGCGGATCACGGACGCCCAGGGGAAAAACGCCCGCTCCGGCTTCGTCACCTCGTCGCGACCTGCGGCCCGGGAGGGTTTGCCGGCCTGTCCGGAACCGGGCCCTCCCGATCTGATGTTGTGTGTAAAATCGCGTCTGCCTGTTCGCCGCCAAAACTCACCCACAGCAGTTCGGTGGCAATGCGGACAAAGCCCGCCGCGCCGCCCTCTGTCGACATTTCGGCCACGTCCTCATCGCTGAGCCTGTTGCCTGCGCCACGGAGCCCGGCCCCGACAATGCGGATGATGTCGCTTGCCGAAAGCCGGCCTGCCTCGAAGCGGCCGGCAAGCTCCATCAGATTGGCGACGCCGAAAGCGCTCTCGAGCTCGGCCAGCGCGCCCAGCGTCAAGCACAACAGCCTTGTCTCGCCATCGAACTCGGCCGCGATTTCGCCGCGATGGCGGTTGGGGTGAATCCGCATCCCCGCCTCACTCCGCCGCAAAGAGCAGCGCGCCGGCCGATTCCAGCGCGATCTCGAAGGTCATCTCGCCGTCATGACGTCCGGCATATTCGAGCGCCGTGATCTGGAACGGCCCGGTCACGGTTCCGAAATCCGGGACCGCCACCTGCCAGTCGCGGATCTCCGTGGCAAAGAACACGGTTCGCGTCAGCGCATCGCTGGCCTGGTCCTTGAACAGCCCGCCGCCCGACAGCGACGCCCGCTGCACCCCGGCGCCGCCCAAAAGTTCGCGCCAGCGCCCGGCGGATTCGGCGTCGGTGATGTCAACGGCTTGCGCATTGAAGGCCAGCCGCCGG is a window from the Hoeflea sp. IMCC20628 genome containing:
- a CDS encoding phage major tail protein, TP901-1 family, with protein sequence MTAQKGKDLLIKIDDGGNFVTIAGLRARRLAFNAQAVDITDAESAGRWRELLGGAGVQRASLSGGGLFKDQASDALTRTVFFATEIRDWQVAVPDFGTVTGPFQITALEYAGRHDGEMTFEIALESAGALLFAAE
- a CDS encoding phage tail tape measure protein, with product MADEASLNVDVELDLNGADRALDELTQKADAFGGALSGALKSATVEGRNLDGVLRTLGTRMVGIALDAGMKPLEQLMSNSVAGLTGSLGRLLHFAKGGVPGRVNAFADGGVVGGPSYFPMPGGDVGLMGEAGAEAILPLSRGVDGRLGVASGGATQTVQVTFNVTTPDAQSFAKSEAQVTAMLARAVGRGRRGL
- a CDS encoding gene transfer agent family protein → MRIHPNRHRGEIAAEFDGETRLLCLTLGALAELESAFGVANLMELAGRFEAGRLSASDIIRIVGAGLRGAGNRLSDEDVAEMSTEGGAAGFVRIATELLWVSFGGEQADAILHTTSDREGPVPDRPANPPGPQVATR
- a CDS encoding rcc01693 family protein; the encoded protein is MTKPERAFFPWASVIRFGLGHLRLTPDAFWRLSLPELTALIGGADAPHTATRRGLEALMAQFPDTRSSDAAFAKEPSDGR